In one Roseburia intestinalis L1-82 genomic region, the following are encoded:
- a CDS encoding chemotaxis protein produces MDTNILLESGTNELEVLEFTLGNNHYGINVAKIREILTYQPVTPVPNSHPSVEGIFMPRDTMITVVNLKRCLGMPEDGENKGLFIITNFNKLNIAFHVDAVIGIHRVSWESIIKPDSTINTENNSASTGVIKMDDKLIIILDFEKIVSDISPETGLKVSDVDNMVSRERCDSPILIAEDSPLLSRLITDCLKKAGYTNLIVTMNGQEAWDKLTEFEKAGNVRDKVHCIITDIEMPMMDGHRLTKLVKTNDNMKKIPLIIFSSLVNEEMRIKGKQLGADAQLTKPEIGNLVEAIDNLIDKSID; encoded by the coding sequence ATGGATACAAATATACTTTTAGAGTCAGGAACAAATGAACTGGAGGTCCTGGAATTTACATTAGGAAATAATCATTATGGAATCAATGTTGCAAAGATCAGAGAGATATTGACGTATCAGCCGGTTACACCAGTACCAAATTCTCATCCAAGTGTGGAAGGTATTTTTATGCCGCGTGATACGATGATTACTGTTGTTAATCTGAAAAGATGCCTGGGAATGCCGGAGGACGGAGAAAACAAAGGACTTTTTATCATCACGAACTTTAACAAATTAAATATTGCGTTTCATGTAGATGCCGTGATTGGTATCCATCGTGTATCATGGGAATCCATCATCAAACCGGATTCAACGATCAATACGGAGAATAACAGTGCATCCACAGGTGTCATTAAGATGGATGACAAGCTGATCATCATCCTTGATTTTGAGAAGATTGTATCCGATATCAGCCCGGAGACAGGACTTAAGGTATCAGATGTTGATAATATGGTAAGCCGTGAACGTTGTGACTCTCCGATCCTGATCGCTGAGGATTCACCGCTTCTTAGCCGCTTGATCACAGATTGTCTGAAGAAGGCAGGATACACCAATCTGATTGTGACAATGAACGGTCAGGAAGCATGGGACAAACTTACTGAATTTGAAAAAGCAGGCAATGTGCGTGACAAGGTTCACTGTATTATCACGGATATCGAGATGCCGATGATGGATGGACACAGACTGACCAAACTGGTTAAGACAAATGATAATATGAAGAAGATACCGCTCATTATTTTCTCATCTTTGGTCAATGAGGAAATGAGAATTAAAGGCAAACAGTTAGGGGCAGATGCTCAGTTGACAAAACCTGAAATCGGCAATCTTGTAGAGGCTATTGACAATTTAATTGATAAAAGCATTGATTAG
- a CDS encoding sensor histidine kinase, protein MMKSRKKEFKRKYFGSLTHQLILISICLVTGTLLLCWFINTVFLEPYYVINKQNTLLSGFETIDEASEAGTLDDSSFDVTFDNLCANGNITVMIISSDRTIVRSSVNDTQKMMLEFMNIIFGEKQNEVTVMMQSDNYIIQKQTDTRLDSEFLVLYGTLSNGNLILMRTALESIRESVNLSNTFLAWVGVVAAIISAVVIVFVSRGITTPLLRLTDISKRMTELDFEAKYQPGRRYHNEVDELGEYMNVMSTTLEHTISELKSANNQMQIDIDKKTQIDEMRKEFLSNVSHELKTPLALIQGYAEGLKECINDDAESRDFYCEVIMDEADKMNKMVKKLLTLNQLEFGNEVITMERFDLTELIRGVINSSAILLNQNEITLDFTQQEPLYAWADEFKVEEVVTNYLSNAIHHAEGEKRIDISCVQKGDKVRVSVFNTGNPIPEEDVDNIWIKFYKVDKARTREYGGSGIGLSIVRAIMDSFHQKCGVINHEDGVEFWFELETNNGNFSVDKSYQKC, encoded by the coding sequence ATGATGAAAAGCAGGAAAAAAGAATTTAAAAGAAAATATTTTGGTTCACTGACACACCAGTTGATCCTGATCAGTATCTGTCTGGTTACGGGAACACTTCTTTTGTGCTGGTTTATCAACACGGTTTTTTTAGAACCGTACTATGTGATCAATAAACAAAATACGCTGCTTTCCGGATTTGAGACGATCGATGAAGCGAGTGAGGCAGGGACACTTGATGACAGTTCTTTTGATGTGACATTTGACAATCTCTGTGCAAATGGGAATATCACCGTCATGATCATAAGCTCCGACCGGACGATCGTGCGGTCTTCCGTCAATGATACGCAGAAAATGATGCTGGAATTTATGAATATCATTTTTGGCGAAAAACAAAATGAAGTGACGGTGATGATGCAGTCGGATAATTATATTATTCAAAAACAGACGGATACCAGGTTAGATTCAGAGTTTCTGGTCCTTTACGGAACACTTTCAAACGGCAATCTGATCCTGATGCGTACCGCACTTGAGAGTATCAGGGAAAGCGTCAATCTGTCCAATACATTTCTGGCATGGGTGGGTGTTGTCGCTGCAATCATCAGTGCAGTCGTGATCGTGTTTGTCTCAAGAGGCATTACAACACCGCTTCTGCGTCTGACCGATATCTCAAAACGCATGACGGAGCTTGATTTTGAGGCAAAATACCAGCCGGGGCGCAGATACCACAACGAGGTAGATGAGTTAGGCGAATATATGAATGTCATGTCGACCACGTTAGAGCATACGATCTCAGAACTGAAAAGCGCAAATAACCAGATGCAGATCGATATTGACAAAAAGACGCAGATCGATGAGATGCGCAAAGAGTTTTTATCCAATGTATCGCACGAGTTAAAAACACCGCTTGCACTGATCCAGGGCTATGCGGAGGGATTGAAAGAATGTATCAATGATGATGCGGAGAGCAGGGATTTTTACTGCGAAGTCATCATGGACGAAGCGGACAAGATGAATAAAATGGTCAAAAAACTGCTCACTTTAAACCAGCTCGAATTTGGCAATGAGGTCATCACCATGGAGCGGTTTGACCTGACAGAACTGATCCGGGGGGTGATCAATTCGTCTGCGATCCTTTTGAATCAGAATGAGATCACATTGGACTTTACACAGCAGGAACCGTTATATGCGTGGGCGGATGAATTTAAGGTGGAAGAGGTAGTGACCAACTATCTGAGCAATGCGATCCATCACGCAGAGGGAGAAAAGCGGATCGATATCAGCTGTGTACAGAAAGGGGACAAAGTCCGCGTCAGTGTTTTTAACACGGGAAATCCGATACCGGAAGAAGATGTGGACAATATCTGGATCAAATTTTACAAAGTGGATAAAGCGAGAACCAGAGAATACGGTGGCAGCGGCATCGGTCTGTCAATCGTCCGGGCAATCATGGATTCGTTCCATCAGAAGTGCGGCGTGATCAATCATGAGGACGGAGTGGAATTCTGGTTTGAACTAGAAACAAATAATGGAAATTTTTCAGTTGATAAATCATACCAAAAATGCTAA
- a CDS encoding response regulator transcription factor: protein MEKIKILVVDDESRMRKLVRDFLVREDYEVLEAGDGEAALDIFYQEKNIALIILDVMMPKMNGWEVCREIRETSKVPIIMLTAKGDEEDELTGFELGVDEYISKPFSPKILVARVGAILRRSGKAPEEGKLLSIGGIVIDQTAHTVTVDGRQIELSFKEFELLTYFMENEGIALSREKILNHVWNYDYFGDARTIDTHVKKLRAKIGEKGDYIKTIWGMGYKFEAEENGSDK, encoded by the coding sequence ATGGAAAAAATTAAAATATTAGTTGTGGATGATGAAAGCAGAATGAGAAAATTAGTCCGTGATTTTCTGGTCAGGGAAGATTATGAGGTGTTAGAAGCGGGAGATGGAGAAGCGGCACTCGATATTTTTTATCAGGAAAAAAATATTGCATTGATCATTTTAGATGTCATGATGCCAAAGATGAATGGATGGGAGGTCTGCAGGGAAATCAGGGAGACTTCGAAAGTGCCAATCATCATGCTGACGGCGAAGGGCGATGAGGAGGACGAGCTGACAGGGTTCGAACTTGGAGTTGATGAGTATATCTCAAAACCGTTTTCTCCGAAGATCTTAGTTGCGCGTGTCGGTGCAATCTTAAGAAGAAGCGGAAAGGCACCGGAGGAGGGAAAACTTCTTTCCATCGGCGGCATCGTGATCGATCAGACTGCACATACAGTGACGGTGGATGGCAGACAGATCGAATTAAGCTTCAAGGAATTTGAACTGCTTACCTATTTTATGGAAAACGAAGGCATTGCACTTTCCAGGGAAAAGATTCTTAATCATGTCTGGAACTATGATTATTTCGGGGACGCCAGAACGATCGATACACATGTCAAAAAACTGCGTGCCAAGATCGGTGAAAAAGGAGATTACATAAAAACCATCTGGGGCATGGGTTACAAATTCGAAGCAGAAGAAAATGGCAGTGATAAGTAA
- a CDS encoding glycoside hydrolase family 27 protein, with protein sequence MNKNNFAPLPPMGWNSYDYYDTTVTEDAVKANADYMAAHLKEFGWEYIVVDIEWYAIGAGSMRNQFQYIPFADVAMDEFSRLQPDPARFPSSADGTGFTHLADYIHSLGLKFGIHIMRGIPRTAAHNHCKIKGSNVTADMVANPSSICGWNPDMYGVRDTEAGQAYYDSLMELYASWGVDFIKCDDICNTNIYPANPYSARHEIEMLAKAIARCGRPIVLSLSPGPALIEHAWHYETYANMWRITDDFWDKWDLLKDMFHRCELWQNHVAKGCYPDCDMLPLGWLGKGFGHEWYTNFTPEEQHTMLTLWCLFGSPLMLGCELTKLDDATLALLTNRDVLSMLTPDCKPHQVCLDDEKAIWCAYNAVTDEHFAAFFNLSDETQTIHCDIETLHVDDEPCAHKDASLTELWSKEKTSVSGSAISVTPPAHGCLVFRVEN encoded by the coding sequence ATGAACAAAAATAATTTTGCACCGCTGCCGCCTATGGGTTGGAACAGCTACGATTACTATGACACCACGGTGACAGAAGATGCCGTGAAAGCAAATGCAGATTACATGGCTGCACATTTAAAGGAGTTTGGATGGGAATATATCGTCGTTGATATCGAATGGTACGCGATCGGTGCCGGTTCCATGCGCAATCAGTTCCAGTATATCCCGTTTGCGGATGTTGCCATGGATGAATTTTCAAGACTGCAGCCGGATCCGGCACGTTTTCCATCTTCTGCGGACGGAACCGGTTTTACCCACCTTGCTGACTATATCCACAGTCTCGGTTTAAAATTCGGTATCCATATCATGCGCGGAATCCCAAGAACTGCTGCGCATAACCATTGTAAGATCAAGGGCAGCAACGTGACTGCCGATATGGTCGCAAATCCTTCCTCCATCTGTGGATGGAACCCGGATATGTACGGTGTCCGCGATACGGAGGCAGGACAGGCTTACTATGATTCCCTGATGGAACTTTATGCTTCCTGGGGTGTTGATTTCATCAAGTGCGATGATATCTGCAATACCAATATCTATCCGGCCAATCCTTATTCTGCACGCCATGAGATAGAAATGCTCGCAAAGGCGATCGCACGCTGTGGCAGGCCGATCGTTTTATCCCTTTCTCCGGGACCTGCACTGATCGAACACGCATGGCACTATGAGACTTATGCAAATATGTGGCGTATCACCGATGATTTCTGGGATAAATGGGATCTGTTAAAAGATATGTTCCACCGCTGTGAGCTCTGGCAGAACCATGTGGCAAAAGGATGTTACCCGGACTGCGATATGCTTCCGCTCGGCTGGCTTGGAAAAGGATTCGGTCATGAATGGTACACTAATTTTACACCGGAGGAACAGCATACCATGTTAACGCTCTGGTGTCTCTTCGGTTCCCCTCTGATGCTTGGCTGTGAACTGACAAAGTTAGATGACGCCACACTTGCCCTTCTTACTAACCGCGATGTGCTGTCCATGTTAACCCCGGACTGCAAGCCGCATCAGGTATGTCTTGACGATGAAAAAGCCATCTGGTGTGCATACAATGCAGTTACCGATGAACACTTTGCCGCCTTCTTCAACCTATCGGATGAGACACAGACGATCCACTGTGACATCGAAACGCTCCATGTCGACGATGAACCCTGTGCCCACAAAGATGCCAGCCTGACGGAACTTTGGAGCAAAGAAAAAACATCCGTATCCGGCAGTGCCATTTCTGTCACACCGCCAGCACACGGATGTCTGGTATTTCGTGTAGAAAACTAG
- a CDS encoding glycoside hydrolase family 127 protein, which yields MSKNIREININQIKIHDPFWSAMQHRMTDTVIPFQEKVLNDEVPGVEKSHAIENFRIAAGLSEGEFYGMVFQDSDVAKWLEGVAYSLAVKPDNELEARADEIIDIIEKAQQPDGYLDTFFIVKEPEHRWQNLQECHELYCAGHMMEAGVAYYQTTGKDKLLHVVERLADHIISMFGEDKEPGIPGHQEVEIGLMKLYRATGKEKYKDMARYFLEERGKNPNYFYEEKKKRGWQHWGQYSLEPLDQRYTQTHATIYEQKEAVGHSVRAVYMYTAMADLAGEDKDQRLYEACQTLWDNIVKKRMYITGGIGSTVEGEAFTIDYDLPNDMAYAETCASIGMIFFAKRMLEIKPLGIYADIMEREFYNGTISGIQLDGKQFFYVNPLEVNPGTSGTIFGYKHVLPTRPGWYACACCPPNLVRLVTSLGTYAWSESETTLYSHLFLGQTADFDKAVITVESSYPWEGKVSYQVKAKKEKAFELAIHIPSHIRPDTLAVTVNGEKTDDMSFVKDGYLYLKRNWGENDVVALTFDLPVRKIYANTNVREDEGCVALMRGPVVYCFEGADNGECIQALRIPREIKAETELCKEGVLAGNVLIHLPGYRMESSDALYSEERPKRTDVTLTAIPYYAWANRGENQMRVWMPEE from the coding sequence ATGTCAAAAAATATTCGTGAAATCAACATCAACCAGATAAAAATCCACGACCCATTCTGGTCTGCCATGCAGCACCGCATGACAGACACCGTCATTCCGTTTCAGGAGAAAGTATTAAATGATGAAGTGCCAGGCGTGGAAAAAAGCCATGCCATTGAAAATTTTCGTATTGCCGCAGGTTTAAGCGAAGGAGAATTTTACGGTATGGTCTTTCAGGACAGTGACGTCGCAAAATGGTTAGAGGGTGTCGCCTATTCGCTTGCGGTAAAGCCGGACAATGAGTTGGAAGCGCGTGCGGATGAGATCATTGACATCATCGAAAAGGCACAGCAGCCGGATGGCTATCTTGATACCTTTTTTATTGTAAAAGAACCGGAACACCGCTGGCAGAATTTGCAGGAGTGCCATGAACTTTATTGTGCCGGACATATGATGGAGGCAGGAGTCGCCTACTATCAGACAACCGGAAAAGACAAACTGCTTCATGTGGTGGAGCGTCTTGCTGACCATATTATTTCCATGTTCGGGGAAGATAAAGAGCCGGGGATTCCGGGGCACCAGGAAGTTGAGATCGGACTGATGAAACTTTACCGTGCGACCGGAAAAGAGAAATATAAGGATATGGCACGGTATTTTTTGGAAGAGCGCGGAAAAAATCCAAATTACTTTTACGAGGAAAAGAAAAAAAGAGGCTGGCAGCACTGGGGGCAGTACAGCTTAGAGCCGTTAGATCAGAGATATACGCAGACACATGCCACGATCTATGAGCAGAAAGAGGCGGTTGGGCACAGTGTGCGTGCCGTTTATATGTACACGGCGATGGCAGACCTTGCCGGGGAAGATAAAGATCAGAGACTTTATGAGGCGTGTCAGACTCTGTGGGATAATATTGTAAAGAAAAGAATGTACATCACCGGCGGCATCGGTTCTACGGTTGAGGGCGAGGCATTTACGATTGACTATGATCTGCCAAACGATATGGCATATGCGGAGACCTGCGCGTCGATAGGAATGATCTTTTTTGCAAAGAGAATGTTGGAAATAAAACCCCTTGGAATTTATGCCGATATCATGGAACGGGAATTTTACAATGGAACCATCAGCGGTATCCAGTTGGATGGAAAACAGTTTTTCTATGTGAATCCGCTTGAGGTAAATCCGGGAACATCCGGCACGATCTTTGGTTATAAACATGTATTGCCGACCCGTCCGGGCTGGTATGCATGTGCATGCTGTCCGCCGAACCTGGTACGTCTTGTAACTTCACTGGGAACTTATGCATGGAGTGAGAGTGAAACGACGCTCTATTCACATCTGTTTCTGGGACAGACCGCGGATTTTGATAAAGCGGTGATTACGGTAGAAAGCAGTTATCCGTGGGAAGGAAAGGTATCCTATCAGGTAAAAGCAAAAAAAGAAAAGGCGTTTGAACTTGCAATTCATATCCCATCCCATATTCGTCCGGACACACTTGCTGTGACAGTAAACGGAGAAAAAACAGATGACATGTCTTTTGTGAAAGATGGTTATCTTTATCTGAAGAGAAACTGGGGAGAAAATGATGTGGTTGCACTTACATTTGATCTTCCAGTACGAAAAATTTATGCAAATACGAATGTGCGTGAAGATGAGGGCTGTGTCGCGTTGATGAGGGGACCGGTCGTTTACTGCTTTGAAGGTGCAGACAATGGTGAGTGCATTCAGGCACTTCGTATACCAAGAGAGATCAAAGCTGAGACGGAACTTTGCAAAGAAGGTGTATTAGCGGGAAATGTGCTGATCCATCTGCCGGGATACCGGATGGAGAGCAGTGATGCACTTTACTCCGAGGAACGCCCGAAGCGGACAGATGTGACGCTGACCGCAATTCCTTATTATGCGTGGGCGAACCGGGGAGAAAACCAGATGCGTGTCTGGATGCCGGAGGAGTGA
- the uidA gene encoding beta-glucuronidase, with the protein MLYPQENKIRGIIDLNGVWDFALGTTEEPKDTVTLPDQMEPIAVPASYNDQKDDIAYRNHYGYAYYRRNITVPSYYKGQRLVLRFDAVTHFAKIYLNGVLLTQHKGGFLPFEVDITDKLCAGESAELVVAVDNRINHSTLPVGNEEGTSFMGADNAGVPGVEAAKRWRKPQNLPNFDFFNYAGINRPVRIYTTPKAYIKDVTLVTDIRGTDGIVNYQVKTSDTDGQEVVLQILDANGNEVAQAKGTSGEIVIPDAKLWEPYPGTPYLYTAAVTFGDDYYEEPFGVRTVRVEGTSFLINGKPFYFKGFGKHEDSAFHGRGMDVCLDVKDVNLIHWLHANSFRTSHYPYAEEMYRLCDREGIVIIDEVPAVGIGAGAGINPYETFPIREHHEQVIKDMIARDKNHPCVVMWSLGNEPDTENFPESAYEYWHSLYELAHETDPSDRPVTLVCCQNNYEKDIVTRSMDVVCINRYYGWYNLSGDLDAACYGLNLELDFWESQNKPVMITEYGADAVAGIHECVPEMFSEEFQVEFYKRQNAQFDKRKFFIGEHVWNFADFATVQGCMRVDGNKKGLFTRERRPKMAAHYFKERWGEIPNFEYKG; encoded by the coding sequence ATGTTATATCCACAGGAAAATAAGATTCGTGGGATCATTGATTTAAACGGAGTGTGGGATTTTGCACTTGGGACAACGGAGGAACCGAAAGATACGGTAACATTGCCGGATCAGATGGAGCCAATTGCAGTTCCGGCATCTTACAACGATCAGAAGGATGATATTGCTTACCGGAATCATTACGGTTATGCGTATTACCGGAGAAATATTACAGTGCCTTCTTATTACAAGGGACAGAGACTGGTGCTTCGCTTTGACGCAGTAACACATTTTGCAAAAATTTATCTGAATGGGGTATTGCTCACACAGCATAAAGGAGGATTTCTTCCATTTGAAGTGGATATCACTGACAAATTATGTGCAGGGGAGAGTGCGGAACTGGTCGTTGCTGTGGATAACCGCATCAATCACAGCACGCTCCCGGTCGGCAATGAGGAGGGGACCTCATTTATGGGAGCGGACAATGCAGGCGTGCCGGGTGTCGAGGCGGCAAAGCGCTGGAGAAAACCACAGAATCTTCCTAATTTTGATTTCTTTAATTATGCAGGGATCAACCGTCCGGTCAGAATTTATACGACACCGAAGGCGTATATCAAAGATGTAACGCTTGTGACAGATATCCGTGGAACAGATGGCATTGTGAATTATCAGGTTAAGACTTCAGATACAGATGGACAGGAAGTTGTACTGCAGATCTTAGATGCCAATGGAAATGAAGTGGCACAGGCAAAAGGCACTTCCGGGGAGATCGTGATACCGGATGCAAAACTGTGGGAGCCATATCCGGGAACACCGTATCTGTATACGGCAGCAGTCACGTTCGGTGATGATTATTATGAGGAGCCGTTTGGCGTGCGTACGGTGCGCGTGGAGGGGACTTCATTTCTGATCAATGGAAAACCATTTTACTTCAAAGGATTTGGAAAACATGAGGATTCCGCATTTCACGGACGCGGTATGGACGTCTGCCTGGATGTCAAAGATGTCAATCTGATCCACTGGCTGCATGCAAATTCCTTCCGTACCAGCCATTATCCATATGCGGAAGAAATGTACCGCCTGTGCGACCGTGAAGGAATCGTGATCATCGACGAGGTTCCGGCAGTCGGGATCGGTGCCGGAGCAGGAATCAATCCTTATGAGACATTTCCTATCCGTGAACACCATGAACAGGTCATTAAGGACATGATCGCGCGTGACAAAAACCATCCATGCGTTGTCATGTGGTCACTTGGAAATGAACCTGATACGGAGAATTTCCCGGAGTCAGCATACGAGTACTGGCATTCCCTCTATGAACTGGCACATGAGACAGACCCGTCTGACCGTCCAGTCACTTTAGTCTGCTGTCAGAACAATTATGAAAAAGACATTGTCACAAGAAGCATGGATGTCGTCTGCATTAACCGTTACTATGGATGGTACAACCTGTCCGGAGATCTTGACGCTGCCTGCTATGGATTAAATCTTGAACTCGACTTCTGGGAGTCACAGAATAAACCGGTCATGATCACCGAGTACGGTGCCGATGCTGTAGCCGGCATCCATGAGTGTGTGCCGGAAATGTTCTCGGAGGAATTTCAGGTGGAGTTTTACAAGAGACAGAATGCGCAGTTTGATAAGAGGAAGTTCTTTATCGGTGAACATGTCTGGAACTTTGCGGATTTTGCGACTGTGCAGGGATGCATGAGAGTCGATGGTAATAAAAAGGGACTGTTTACGAGAGAGAGGAGACCGAAAATGGCGGCGCATTACTTTAAAGAGAGATGGGGAGAGATACCTAATTTTGAGTATAAGGGTTAG
- a CDS encoding glycoside hydrolase family 43 protein → MAGYLFVHFTGEQKDGEQIYFSVSRDGLHWTDLNDGKPVLYSHIGECGVRDPFPVKNPLNGRYYLIATDLRIEKGEGWQAAQERGSRDIIIWESEDLVHWEKERAHTVGIREAGCVWAPEAVFDEEEQAFLVFFASKVKCDGEETAKHRIYAAYTKDFVTFSDTFLYMERERDVIDTTILRSNGKYYRISKDETDSRLILEESDSLRGDFKRISCPVFEKLKGMEGPEGYLLPEGRSWCVIADQFAEGKGYLPMITEDLSSGDFTILEKEKYDLGRTKKRHGGVLELSDAEYERLIKAEMEG, encoded by the coding sequence ATGGCAGGATATTTATTTGTACACTTTACCGGGGAACAGAAGGACGGCGAGCAGATCTATTTTTCCGTGAGCCGGGACGGACTGCACTGGACGGATCTAAACGATGGAAAACCGGTACTGTATTCGCATATCGGCGAGTGCGGCGTGCGCGATCCGTTTCCGGTAAAAAATCCGCTGAATGGACGTTATTATCTGATCGCAACCGATCTTCGAATCGAAAAGGGTGAGGGCTGGCAGGCAGCGCAGGAGCGCGGCAGCAGGGATATCATCATCTGGGAATCAGAAGACCTCGTGCACTGGGAAAAGGAGCGCGCCCATACAGTCGGCATCCGTGAGGCTGGCTGTGTCTGGGCGCCGGAGGCTGTGTTTGACGAGGAAGAACAGGCATTTTTAGTCTTTTTTGCATCCAAAGTAAAATGTGATGGGGAAGAGACTGCAAAACACCGCATCTATGCCGCTTATACAAAGGATTTTGTCACATTTTCGGATACATTTTTGTATATGGAACGTGAGCGGGATGTGATCGATACCACGATTTTAAGGAGTAACGGAAAATATTACCGGATCTCAAAGGATGAGACCGACAGCAGGCTGATCTTAGAGGAGTCAGACAGTCTCCGCGGGGATTTTAAGCGGATCTCCTGCCCGGTTTTTGAAAAATTAAAAGGCATGGAAGGCCCGGAGGGCTATCTTTTGCCGGAGGGCAGGAGCTGGTGTGTGATCGCAGACCAGTTTGCCGAGGGAAAAGGGTATCTGCCGATGATCACGGAAGATCTGTCATCGGGTGATTTCACGATTTTGGAAAAAGAAAAATATGATCTTGGCAGGACGAAAAAAAGACACGGCGGGGTGCTGGAATTAAGTGACGCAGAGTATGAGAGATTAATTAAGGCAGAAATGGAGGGGTAA
- a CDS encoding glycoside hydrolase family 35 protein: protein MGNFEITDNFYLDGKPFQIISGAIHYFRIVPEYWQDRLEKLKAMGCNTVETYIPWNMHEPKKGEFHFEGMLDIERFVKTAQELGLYVILRPSPYICAEWEFGGLPAWLLAEDGMKLRVSYPPFLKHVQDYYDVLLKKIVPYQINYGGPVILMQVENEYGYYANDREYLLAMRDKMQKGGVVVPLVTSDGPFEENLNGGHLEGALPTGNFGSKTEERFEVLKKYTDGGPLMCTEFWVGWFDHWGNGGHMTGNLEESVKDLDKMLELGHVNIYMFEGGTNFGFMNGSNYYDELTPDVTSYDYDALLTEDGQITEKYRRYRDVIAKYREIPEVTFTTEIKRKAYGSLPLKEKVSLFSVLDDISAPVESSFLQSMEKLGQNYGYILYHSTLDTEEKLEKLRLWEANDRANIFVDQKPVTTLYDLELLKEKELDVTFERGADFDILMENMGRVNFGPRMEHQRKGIGQCVQVNGHMHNHWKQYTLPLDNIEKVDFSKEYKEGLPGFYRFTVDIDETADTFLDFEGWGKGCVFVNGFNIGRFWEIGPQKRLYIPAPLLKKGENEIIVFETEGKTRDTIVLKDEPDIG, encoded by the coding sequence ATGGGCAATTTTGAGATCACAGACAATTTTTATCTGGATGGAAAACCGTTTCAGATCATATCGGGTGCAATTCATTATTTCAGAATCGTTCCGGAATACTGGCAGGACAGACTTGAAAAATTAAAGGCAATGGGATGCAATACAGTGGAGACATATATCCCGTGGAACATGCATGAACCGAAAAAAGGTGAATTCCACTTTGAGGGGATGCTTGACATAGAACGATTTGTAAAAACGGCGCAGGAACTTGGGTTATATGTGATTTTAAGACCGTCGCCGTACATTTGTGCGGAGTGGGAATTTGGCGGACTGCCGGCGTGGCTGTTAGCGGAAGATGGAATGAAACTGCGCGTTTCCTATCCGCCGTTTTTAAAACATGTGCAGGATTACTATGATGTATTATTGAAAAAAATCGTGCCGTATCAGATTAATTACGGCGGGCCGGTCATTTTGATGCAGGTCGAAAATGAATACGGATATTATGCAAACGACAGGGAATATCTGCTTGCAATGAGAGATAAAATGCAAAAAGGCGGTGTCGTTGTCCCGCTTGTTACCTCGGACGGACCGTTTGAAGAAAACTTAAACGGGGGTCATTTAGAAGGCGCGCTGCCGACCGGAAATTTTGGATCTAAGACCGAGGAGCGCTTTGAAGTCCTGAAAAAATATACGGATGGCGGACCACTCATGTGTACGGAGTTCTGGGTAGGCTGGTTCGATCACTGGGGAAATGGCGGTCATATGACAGGCAATCTGGAGGAGAGTGTCAAAGATCTCGATAAAATGTTAGAACTTGGCCATGTCAATATTTATATGTTTGAGGGCGGTACGAATTTTGGATTTATGAACGGCTCGAACTACTATGATGAGCTGACCCCGGATGTGACATCGTATGACTATGATGCTCTTTTGACAGAGGATGGACAGATCACAGAAAAATACCGCAGATACCGTGATGTTATTGCGAAGTACAGAGAGATACCGGAAGTCACATTTACAACTGAGATCAAAAGGAAAGCATATGGAAGTCTGCCGTTAAAAGAAAAAGTAAGCCTGTTTTCGGTGCTGGATGATATCAGTGCTCCGGTGGAGAGCAGTTTCCTGCAGAGCATGGAAAAACTGGGGCAGAATTACGGCTATATTTTATATCATTCCACATTAGATACGGAGGAGAAACTCGAAAAACTCCGCCTGTGGGAGGCAAACGACCGTGCCAATATTTTTGTGGATCAAAAACCGGTCACAACACTTTACGATCTGGAACTTTTAAAAGAAAAAGAGCTGGATGTCACGTTTGAAAGGGGAGCAGATTTTGATATCCTGATGGAAAATATGGGGCGTGTCAATTTCGGACCGCGCATGGAACACCAGAGAAAAGGCATTGGTCAGTGTGTGCAGGTCAACGGACATATGCACAACCACTGGAAACAGTACACGCTGCCGCTCGACAATATCGAAAAAGTTGACTTTTCCAAAGAATACAAAGAAGGGCTGCCGGGATTTTACCGTTTTACGGTGGATATCGACGAGACAGCAGACACATTCCTGGATTTTGAGGGATGGGGAAAGGGCTGTGTCTTTGTAAACGGATTTAATATCGGAAGATTCTGGGAGATCGGACCGCAGAAAAGACTCTATATCCCGGCGCCGCTGCTGAAAAAGGGCGAAAACGAGATCATCGTATTTGAGACAGAGGGAAAGACCCGCGATACGATCGTGTTGAAGGATGAGCCGGATATTGGCTGA